The stretch of DNA gatacttctccaatctcttggatggaagctaccggtagcggagtatttgaaaacgcgttgatcgtatgctacattctatgtttcaatctctcgaccggaaacactcaaatgcACAATGAATTCAGTTCTGATTTTAACTCATACTctcatacataattaaaatctaagttcattgcaagattgattagaaattgtaaagcattaaggacagaatttcattgaataacattcaTAAGAGAGAGATTCAATACAGATACAATTGATTACATGGAATACATTAGTTTAGTTCCTCATCATGATCCAACCTCAATGGAGATCTAGCCTCTCATGGTGAAGTAGCTCAATTCTTGCTCCAACTTCAAGGAATCAGCTCCCATGATGTTGAATGCTTCCAATCTAGCCACTCCTAGCCTCTGGAACACAGGATCAGTCTTCAAATCGTGCCTGGAACTCCCAAGATCAAGATCAGATTCCCAAAATTTCGAACCCCTGTCCAGAAAACTGACATTTCTATATATACTGATTGCAACCACGCTGCGCGTCAGATCTACCATGCTGCGCGTGGTTGCTGAAATTAACACTACGCTGCGCGTGAGATCTACCACGCTGCGCGTGGTTGCTGAAATTAacactacgccgcgcgtgatagatATCACGACGCGCGTGATCACTAGTCAGTGGCCAATCTTCTCAGGTCAGagtttcacgccgcgcgtgacagtccccacgccgcgcgtgatcaaagcAGGTTTTTGGTCTCTCTGTGATAAgcatcacgctgcgcgtgatggaCCACGCCCTCAGCGTAGTGCAACACtgtatttttctgcataatttcaTGCTTTCTTGTATTCCATGTAACCTTGCTTCTAAGTTGATTTCTCTTgattttattgcttaaaaccctCTAAAAAGAGTCTAATGTCCCTCAAATAAGCATGAATtatgagagtgtgacgattcgtcatcaatAACACACTAATTATGTAGCATATAGAAGAAGTAGTTCATTTTCATAGCATgttgatttgaaaataaaataaaaataaaatatttatatataattgaatCTAGGTGATTATTGTAGTGtttataaattttagttgttttgTTCTTTGACTTAACCCCTTTAAGTTaaccattattattttttattttaatgcaGAGACATGGATGATCGATCAGCTCCTTCATCAAGCGAGAAGGATACTCAGCCAACCAAAAAGAGGGGTAGACGTGGAACACGGATGATAGAGTTGACACTGAGTAATGTTAAGAAACCAATTGATTTCGATCAAAAGACCAAACTACCTTTAGGGGCAAACAGAAAAAAGTTCAAGAGTCTTGTGGGTTCCGTTGCTCGAAAGACAGTCAGTATTTTGGTGGATGAATGGGATATTGAAACACTTGTACACTAACTAGTTTATTTGTATATGAAACACCTTTGTACTCGGTTGGACAAGAGTAACATGTATGGTTTTATTGATCCTAATTTCATTCAACCACAAACTGATCGAGCTGGTTCTCAGTCTTACATAACTGAAAAGCTGGTTGAGAATGAGAAAGACTGTTTTTTTGTACCTTACTTACACAAGTAAGTGTGTTTGATTGTTATAGGtaatcacacacacacatatatatctatatatatattagaaagaATTGAAGTTGAcacatttaatttttgtttctcaatgTAGTCATCATTGGCAATTGCTCATTATTGAGCCAAAAACACAAAATGTAATCTTCCTATGTTCAAAGGGGTTGAGACCAGATAAAAATATTGTTCTTATTGTTGATTCgtaagtattttatttatttatctcatGTAATTTATGATGTGTTATCAGACAAATTTAATGAATATATTATTGTAGAGCTATAAATGGATATAATATGTTGAAAGGTTCAAGAAAAcagagaaagccaacatggaaaACTACTCTCACAGTAAGTTAACAATTACATAAAGaatctaattttttgttttctgcGATGGTGTTTCTCTGCTATCATTGTGTTTCTCTGCGATGGTGTTTCTCACAGTaagttaactattttttttgtagtgcCAAAGACAATCTTTCAATCATGAGAGTGGTTATTATGTTATGATACATATGTTGAACACTGTATCTGCCGGTATTGTTAATTCATGGAATCAGGTGTGTATCcgaatttttcaattatttgtgtTAATTGTGTTCTTTAATGATGATACAATATTCTAATATTATTTAACATTTATTAAGGTATTTGGAGACTCAACACCATTTCACGAGGACGAAGTTTCGAATGTTCAAGAACGTTTAGCAAATTTGATTCTTGAATTTGTATGAAGTAATTTGATTAGGTAAAAAATAACACTTGTATTCTGTTACGTAGAAATGATGATGCACCGATGGTTTTGTGGTGTTTAAGGCCTCTTTGATAGCCTTGTTTGTCTTTGTAACAGGGAGGATTTTGATCCTGTGTCTGCTGCATTGTAACAAGAGGATTTGGTGTTTTGTGCCTTTGGTAGGAGCCTAAGATTGTTTAGATTTAGTTTGGTTAGGCGTGTTTTGGTAGTAGCCTAAGATTGTGTAGCTTTGCTTAGGCGTGTTTTGGTAGTAGCTAGTCTAAGATTGTGTAGCTTTGCTTAGGCGTGTTTGTGCTTTTGTTTGGAGCCTAAGATTGTTTCGTTTTAGTAGGAGATATTAAGATTCGATGGTACTTTTGGAATAGAttttcatgaatattttgtaactGAATTTAATGACAATTTGGTGAATTTAATGACAATTTGGTGGTATCATATTTCATTTTctgatattttgtttttgaaggaTGTGTATGAAGTTTCAATTCagttataattatatatttatgtaCAATATTGTAAGTGAATCAGGGatttggaaaaagaaaaaaaaaaatagttgatgCTTTTAAATCGGGCAAACTgatttaaaataactttattaaATTGGCCGAACCGATCTAAATTTGTGAATTTAAATCGGCCAGACGGATCTAAAATAACGCTATTTAAGTTGGTTGAACCGatgtaatttaataatttaaatcgGGTCAGCCGAGTTAAAAAAggctttaaaaaaatagtatttttaaaaaaatggatccGACCGATTTAAATAGCGTAAAAGAAATCGGGCTACCCGatttaattaaaacatttaAATCGGGTTGAGGTGCCGATTTAAATCAAAGAAAACTTACTAAATCGACGGCTTCTAAATCGGTCGCCCAACCGATTTAAATAGCCTCCAGGAACCgatttaaaaagtattttttccactagtgattataacataaaacaaattaaaaaaattgcatttgaaagaaaatatacatttgaaagaaataataaaattccaTTTGATTAGTCATAATGACCGGTCTTCTTGGACTATTGCACGTGTTTagcttatattattttttgagaTGATATTTCGGGTTATTTGGTAAAtctaataagctagcttatagtttattggactagcttataagctttttcgaaaaaaataaatgtgtttggtaaaaagcttTTTTCAT from Trifolium pratense cultivar HEN17-A07 linkage group LG5, ARS_RC_1.1, whole genome shotgun sequence encodes:
- the LOC123886299 gene encoding uncharacterized protein LOC123886299, whose product is MKHLCTRLDKSNMYGFIDPNFIQPQTDRAGSQSYITEKLVENEKDCFFVPYLHNHHWQLLIIEPKTQNVIFLCSKGLRPDKNIVLIVDSAINGYNMLKGSRKQRKPTWKTTLTCQRQSFNHESGYYVMIHMLNTVSAGIVNSWNQVFGDSTPFHEDEVSNVQERLANLILEFV